The proteins below come from a single Mya arenaria isolate MELC-2E11 chromosome 8, ASM2691426v1 genomic window:
- the LOC128243319 gene encoding vacuolar protein sorting-associated protein 4A-like, translating into MEGERETAPIEISADHDDDASILAEFEMPEHRVEWTDVKGAQDVKDALKECILLPLKFPALFKGMRVPHRGVLLLGAPGTGKTLLARALQTEAGRDVTCFYVHAWDLLGKYSGNPEEKLRALFSAAQSREPAIIFLDDIEVIGSDSKNDRNRRACNEMLIGFSQLQNNVFVVGLTHAPWAINLALLKRFSKRLYMPLPDTDARTDILGAQLRSMDHTLTEEHLRSLSSRCAGYSGSDLVVLVRDVAMEPVRRLQAATHFKKAKTSTVWH; encoded by the exons AT GGAGGGCGAACGTGAAACGGCTCCTATAGAAATCAGCGCCGATCATGACGACGATGCAAGTATTTTAG CAGAATTCGAGATGCCTGAACATCGGGTGGAGTGGACAGACGTAAAGGGAGCCCAGGATGTAAAAGACGCCCTGAAGGAATGCATCCTGCTGCCCCTCAAGTTCCCCGCCTTGTTCAAGGGCATGCGTGTCCCACACAGAGGGGTTCTGTTGCTAGGA GCTCCAGGAACCGGAAAGACGCTTCTTGCGCGTGCTCTTCAGACGGAGGCCGGACGAGACGTCACCTGCTTCTACGTTCACGCATGGGACCTTCTCGGAAAGTACTCAGGCAATCCGGAAGA GAAATTGCGGGCTCTATTTTCGGCAGCCCAGTCCCGGGAGCCGGCCATCATATTTCTGGACGATATTGAGGTGATCGGCTCAGACTCGAAGAACGACCGGAACCGGAGGGCATGCAATGAAATGTTGATCGGCTTTTCACAGCTCCAAAACA atgtgTTTGTGGTAGGCCTCACCCATGCGCCCTGGGCCATTAACCTGGCGTTGTTGAAGCGATTCAGCAAACGGCTGTATATGCCTCTTCCTGACACGGACGCACGGACGGACATACTGGGCGCCCAGCTCCGCTCCATGGACCACACGCTCACGGAGGAGCACCTCCG GAGCCTTAGTTCCCGGTGCGCGGGGTACAGCGGGTCCGACCTCGTAGTGCTTGTGCGTGATGTCGCCATGGAACCCGTCCGCAGGCTCCAGGCCGCCACACACTTCAAAAAG gcAAAAACGTCGACTGTCTGGCACTAA
- the LOC128243317 gene encoding uncharacterized protein LOC128243317 translates to MEVPGKTRDPDLDTGSADATIYCQPCGEGGKRAVAQGFCQTCEEYICAPCIEYHKRLKISRNHILLSKDKMPTFYPSTKHSVIGDMEYCKNHPKEMIKFYCPTHGDLGCGDCVVLDHRSCKVDYIAEVAEDFVIGNEFRELEPTIKREDDILSGCIRNVDELLDEVKNQSKDEIARLRKFRAEINNYLDRREKELLDNFQKVKTEDENVLTDLKTDYEAKKSGLEALRTELSSAHVSVNQRYVAARKAQKELHEIKDEIEKKAGLMIARKLRFTKDSNTERLLGSNMGIGTLDVVGEFRREIPVPDLSTVTWKKVEDINVRTSLDKTSCCITGSALLSQGVFLLIDCENCSVKLVDLTTRTVTFRLQLPYNPWDVCVLPGDQAAVTLMSNSMIQLVSTTGGQLSCGKEIKVSFGCCGIAYYNNRLYVSIVSDPRIEVMTLDGHIISAFQTDDGKKLFQTPYFLTVSASTPPTLYVSDSDAHTVHQLSLDGKALREYSDKKLKQPGSVVDVGPGQLLVCGSTSHNVILLTEEDGKMAEILGEKDGLTSNSFVSFCPYKRAIIVGMPDTDSSLCVFNGN, encoded by the exons ATGGAGGTACCCGGAAAGACGcgtgaccctgaccttgacaCGGGTTCCGCTGACGCTACAATCTACTGTCAGCCGTGTGGAGAGGGTGGTAAACGCGCTGTGGCCCAGGGCTTCTGTCAGACCTGCGAGGAGTACATCTGTGCTCCTTGTATCGAGTACCATAAGCGATTGAAAATCTCCAGGAACCACATTCTGCTGTCCAAAGACAAGATGCCGACCTTCTACCCGTCCACTAAACATTCCGTTATCGGTGACATGGAATATTGTAAAAACCATCCGAAAGAAATGATCAAGTTTTACTGCCCGACCCACGGCGACCTTGGCTGTGGTGACTGCGTCGTACTCGACCATCGCAGCTGTAAAGTCGATTACATCGCTGAAGTGGCTGAAGATTTTGTCATAGGGAACGAATTCAGAGAGCTGGAACCAACAATTAAACGAGAAGACGATATTCTATCTGGGTGCATACGTAATGTCGATGAGCTTTTGGATGAGGTCAAAAACCAGTCTAAAGATGAGATCGCCAGATTGAGGAAGTTTCGTGCAGAAATAAACAACTACCTGGACCGTCGCGAGAAGGAACTGCTCGACAACTTCCAGAAAGTGAAAACCGAGGATGAAAACGTGCTGACTGACCTAAAGACTGATTATGAGGCAAAGAAATCGGGACTTGAGGCTTTGAGGACGGAACTGTCTTCCGCTCACGTATCGGTGAACCAGCGGTACGTTGCAGCGAGGAAAGCCCAGAAGGAGTTACATGAGATCAAAGACGAGATTGAGAAGAAGGCTGGCCTGATGATTGCCCGGAAGCTCCGGTTTACTAAGGACTCGAACACGGAGCGTCTTCTGGGATCGAACATGGGCATTGGAACACTGGACGTTGTGGGAGAGTTCCGTAGGGAAA TTCCAGTTCCTGACCTTTCTACTGTGACATGGAAGAAGGTGGAAGACATCAACGTGAGAACGTCCCTGGACAAGACTAGCTGCTGCATCACCGGCTCCGCCCTGCTGTCGCAAGGTGTCTTCCTCCTGATTGACTGCGAAAACTGCAGTGTCAAACTGGTGGACCTCACGACCCGCACCGTCACCTTCCGCCTCCAACTGCCATACAATCCATGGGACGTGTGTGTGCTCCCTGGTGACCAGGCCGCAGTCACTCTAATGAGTAATTCCATGATTCAACTTGTGTCGACAACGGGAGGACAGTTGTCTTGTGGAAAAGAAATTAAAGTGTCATTTGGGTGTTGTGGTATTGCGTATTACAACAACAGATTATACGTTTCGATCGTATCAGATCCGCGTATTGAAGTGATGACATTGGATGGTCATATTATAAGTGCATTCCAAACAGATGATGGAAAAAAGCTTTTCCAAACACCATATTTCCTGACTGTATCAGCTTCCACACCACCGACCTTGTATGTGTCTGACAGCGATGCACACACCGTCCACCAGCTATCTCTAGACGGGAAGGCCCTACGAGAGTACAGTGACAAGAAGCTTAAACAACCCGGTTCCGTGGTGGATGTAGGTCCGGGTCAGCTGCTCGTGTGTGGGTCGACCAGTCACAACGTGATTCTGCTGACGGAGGAGGACGGCAAGATGGCAGAAATACTGGGAGAGAAGGACGGGCTGACCTCTAACTCCTTTGTGTCCTTTTGTCCTTACAAACGTGCCATAATTGTCGGGATGCCCGATACTGACTCCTCCCTGTGTGTATTTAATGGAAACTGA